The Pirellulaceae bacterium genome has a segment encoding these proteins:
- a CDS encoding YbdK family carboxylate-amine ligase, translating to MGKLSFNGNDHPSLGVEIELGLVDIDSGDLSSSIQAVLAQLDEQTLLRCKPELMQCCLEINTGVCQTVDDVERDLTRDLLVVQETVEQMGLGLWWGATHPFCSWRDQQVMPDPRYQGLVNLLQDMARRLVTFGLHVHVGVDSGDKAVMICDRIMQHLPTILALSCSSPYWEGRDTGLHSHRSKIMEGLPTAGLPTLMRNWSEYVWLVNHLIDTGFINTIREIWWDVRPHHNFGTVEVRVCDMPGSLEDVLALTAFIQSLVQALSDEIDRGTYQHDCHPMMVRQNKWRACRFGNQAELVNSYTYEVQNVRDLVFSMTDRLAKVGASLGCEHHLRHVRQMVDRPSWADKQRQIWKESSDQREVVRRLVAESRVKIPG from the coding sequence ATGGGAAAACTAAGCTTCAACGGAAATGATCATCCCTCCTTGGGTGTGGAAATAGAACTGGGGCTGGTCGACATCGATAGCGGCGACCTTTCCAGTTCGATTCAAGCAGTCTTAGCTCAATTGGACGAGCAGACCTTGTTGCGGTGCAAGCCGGAGCTGATGCAGTGTTGTTTGGAAATCAACACAGGAGTCTGTCAAACGGTTGACGATGTCGAACGAGACTTGACCCGAGATCTCCTCGTGGTGCAGGAGACCGTCGAGCAAATGGGGTTGGGATTGTGGTGGGGGGCAACCCATCCATTCTGCTCATGGAGAGATCAACAGGTCATGCCCGATCCTCGATATCAAGGACTCGTCAATCTGCTCCAAGACATGGCTCGACGCCTCGTGACATTTGGGCTGCATGTTCATGTTGGCGTCGATTCGGGCGACAAGGCTGTCATGATCTGTGATCGAATCATGCAGCACTTGCCAACGATACTTGCCTTGAGTTGCAGCAGCCCCTACTGGGAAGGTCGTGATACGGGATTGCACTCCCATCGGTCAAAAATCATGGAAGGTCTGCCGACGGCCGGTCTCCCAACGCTCATGCGCAATTGGAGCGAATATGTCTGGTTGGTCAATCATCTCATCGATACGGGATTCATCAATACCATCCGAGAAATCTGGTGGGACGTTCGGCCGCATCATAACTTCGGAACGGTCGAAGTTCGGGTTTGTGATATGCCGGGGAGCCTCGAAGATGTGCTGGCATTGACCGCCTTCATTCAAAGTTTGGTCCAGGCCTTGTCGGATGAGATCGATCGAGGAACCTATCAACACGATTGCCACCCGATGATGGTGCGGCAAAATAAATGGCGCGCTTGCCGGTTTGGAAACCAAGCCGAACTCGTCAACTCCTACACCTACGAAGTGCAAAATGTGAGAGACCTCGTGTTCTCGATGACTGACAGGTTGGCGAAAGTCGGCGCGTCGTTGGGATGTGAACATCACTTAAGACATGTGCGACAAATGGTGGATCGGCCAAGCTGGGCAGACAAGCAGAGGCAAATCTGGAAAGAAAGCAGTGACCAACGCGAAGTTGTTCGGCGCTTGGTCGCCGAGTCTCGTGTTAAGATACCAGGTTAG
- the csrA gene encoding carbon storage regulator CsrA, whose product MLVLSRHRDESIMIGDNIVITVVDVRGDKVRLGIDAPTDIPVHRQEVYDAIQREKNAKKDAAVSDSDPAS is encoded by the coding sequence ATGCTGGTCCTTTCACGCCACCGTGATGAGAGCATAATGATCGGTGATAATATCGTGATCACCGTGGTCGACGTTCGCGGCGACAAGGTTCGCTTAGGAATTGACGCACCCACGGATATTCCGGTTCATCGGCAAGAGGTATACGACGCTATCCAGCGTGAGAAAAATGCCAAGAAGGATGCGGCGGTCAGTGACTCTGATCCTGCGAGTTGA
- a CDS encoding Dabb family protein: MVYFSLKDKSPEACQGLVQACEKYLSGHDGTVYFSAGLRADADRDVNDKEFDVALNLVFESREAHDKYQVAPRHNEFIEGQRENWAKVRVFDSNLHG; encoded by the coding sequence ATGGTTTATTTTTCACTCAAAGACAAAAGCCCAGAAGCCTGTCAGGGATTGGTTCAAGCTTGCGAGAAATATCTTTCTGGACACGACGGGACCGTTTACTTCTCCGCCGGCCTGCGAGCCGACGCAGATCGTGACGTGAATGACAAAGAGTTTGACGTCGCCTTAAACCTCGTTTTTGAAAGCCGTGAAGCTCACGACAAGTATCAAGTCGCTCCACGCCACAATGAATTTATCGAAGGACAGAGAGAAAACTGGGCGAAAGTGAGAGTCTTTGATTCCAATTTGCATGGGTGA
- a CDS encoding thioredoxin family protein, translated as MVRTASTMMPLGTAAPGFSLLNVDGQMVNNQDFPGAPALVVMFICNHCPYVIHVADHLAGLAAEYQSQGVAFVGINSNDTSGHPMDSPEQMVHEAESRGYVFPYLFDETQKVAKAYGAACTPDFFVFDQDQKLIYRGQLDESRPKNEIPVTGKDLRQALDAILRGETIPEEQKPSLGCNIKWKPGQEPTYFDPAGLPK; from the coding sequence GTGGTTCGAACAGCCAGTACGATGATGCCATTAGGAACGGCCGCTCCAGGTTTTTCGCTGCTCAACGTGGACGGTCAAATGGTGAACAACCAGGATTTCCCGGGTGCCCCGGCATTGGTAGTGATGTTCATTTGCAACCATTGCCCTTACGTAATTCATGTGGCAGACCACTTGGCCGGACTCGCGGCCGAGTACCAGTCTCAGGGTGTCGCCTTCGTCGGTATCAATTCGAATGATACGTCGGGCCATCCGATGGATTCGCCTGAGCAAATGGTTCATGAAGCAGAAAGCCGTGGCTATGTGTTTCCCTATCTGTTTGACGAGACACAAAAGGTGGCCAAGGCCTATGGGGCCGCATGCACACCGGACTTTTTTGTTTTTGACCAGGATCAAAAACTCATCTACCGCGGCCAATTAGACGAGAGTCGCCCCAAAAACGAAATTCCGGTAACTGGCAAGGACCTCCGTCAAGCACTCGATGCAATCTTGCGAGGCGAAACAATTCCGGAAGAGCAAAAGCCTAGTCTCGGCTGCAATATCAAATGGAAGCCGGGCCAAGAGCCAACCTATTTTGATCCGGCTGGCCTGCCAAAGTAA
- a CDS encoding histone deacetylase: protein MAKYYRLREHLASGAIAAKLEFCEPPSVTDRQLQLAHDPVYLRKIVEGELSEVEERRIGFPWSTQMVERSRRSVGGTLSAARVALKERIAINLAGGTHHAFAKSGQGYCVFNDTAVAARVLQSEGMVHRVLIVDCDVHQGNGTASIFAEDPSVFTFSMHATGNYPFRKYAADLDVALPDGTADQEYLDRLDRSLNLALKEARANLVFYIAGADPYEGDRLGKLRLTKPGLIARDRMVMSRCRDWGVPLAVAMGGGYARQISDIVEIHANTVAVALPLCSS, encoded by the coding sequence ATGGCCAAGTATTATAGGCTGCGAGAGCATTTGGCGAGCGGGGCTATCGCTGCCAAGTTAGAATTCTGTGAACCGCCGTCGGTCACGGACCGACAACTCCAGTTGGCACACGATCCGGTCTATCTGCGGAAGATTGTGGAAGGTGAGTTATCGGAGGTGGAGGAGCGACGGATTGGCTTTCCCTGGTCGACGCAGATGGTGGAGCGTTCGAGACGATCCGTGGGGGGCACGCTATCTGCCGCACGCGTGGCGTTGAAAGAGCGGATTGCGATCAACCTTGCCGGTGGTACGCATCACGCATTTGCGAAGAGTGGACAGGGCTATTGCGTCTTCAATGATACGGCAGTGGCAGCTCGTGTGTTGCAGTCTGAAGGCATGGTTCATCGTGTTTTGATCGTGGATTGCGACGTTCACCAGGGAAATGGTACCGCGTCGATTTTTGCGGAAGATCCTTCTGTCTTCACCTTTTCCATGCATGCGACTGGCAACTATCCGTTTCGTAAATATGCTGCCGATTTAGATGTTGCTTTACCCGACGGTACGGCCGATCAAGAGTACCTCGATCGCCTGGATCGATCTTTGAACCTCGCTTTGAAAGAAGCTCGGGCCAACTTGGTTTTTTATATTGCTGGGGCGGATCCCTACGAGGGTGATCGCCTCGGTAAACTGCGGCTCACAAAGCCCGGTTTGATCGCCAGAGATCGGATGGTGATGAGTCGGTGCCGTGATTGGGGAGTGCCCCTGGCCGTCGCGATGGGAGGAGGATATGCCCGGCAAATTTCCGATATTGTCGAAATCCACGCCAACACGGTGGCGGTTGCCCTGCCGCTGTGTTCGTCTTGA
- a CDS encoding DUF389 domain-containing protein: MSIALVVSDNRDAIAMLPWAVWLARLRSQSLLILSLSQQGQQVQRTEVGLPSKSDPSQGIDWGSFEEIASDLKKAGCVHVPDADASAPDDKVGFQIIKLQQPKAAQAICEEIAKSSIKSILLRRGNKDLDQSLDRQIIHEIVSDAPCEVIQIRVGKVPMNECSTIAVPTGAGAHVATALSLAEKLADQYQAQLSAVYVEPNVDEYAKQVGAQILDRRLKATLGEEANEVERRVVLDSRVQNGIRSITNEYDVIIIGSRYHGRMHRWFARGLSEDLLSLDEGPAVLSVRSSTPLAGRVLSSIDRALRHGVPQLERAQRIAVVERIQSSSKWDFDFIALVCLSTLIATGGLIQNSSAVVIGAMLVAPLMTPLLGAGLSLVQGNLVLLRSAIESIIRGFFLAVALGLTVGWLWPGITVTPEMAARGAPSVLDLIVALISGMAAAYAIGRPNLLSALPGVAIAAALVPPIATLGLSIPLGEWHLAIGSGLLFLTNIVAIVLGTACSFLAVGIRGSHAHGAFQSRSLRVAIGLVLLFVALGIYESIPKQQLPDRFSQNIRQLMDRTPGVSLGAIVQAKRREGNRVTIVIDSEKPISDQLVEMITDIANENFSNPVQIRIENPLVKIIRLGPQSDPN, from the coding sequence ATGTCAATCGCCCTGGTAGTTTCGGACAACCGAGACGCGATTGCCATGCTGCCCTGGGCAGTATGGCTGGCCCGTTTGAGAAGCCAATCCCTGTTGATCCTCTCCTTGAGTCAGCAAGGCCAACAAGTTCAGCGTACTGAAGTGGGTTTGCCTTCCAAATCGGATCCAAGCCAAGGGATCGACTGGGGCTCATTCGAAGAGATCGCAAGCGATCTAAAAAAAGCGGGTTGTGTGCATGTCCCAGACGCCGACGCCTCCGCACCAGACGACAAAGTTGGCTTTCAAATCATCAAGCTTCAACAGCCGAAAGCAGCCCAGGCAATTTGTGAAGAGATTGCGAAGTCTTCGATCAAATCGATCCTGCTGCGGCGAGGCAATAAGGACCTCGATCAATCTCTCGATCGGCAAATCATTCACGAAATCGTCAGTGACGCACCTTGTGAAGTGATTCAGATTCGAGTCGGCAAAGTCCCGATGAATGAATGTTCGACCATCGCTGTACCTACAGGCGCAGGAGCTCACGTTGCCACAGCGCTCTCCCTTGCGGAAAAACTTGCCGACCAGTACCAAGCACAGCTCTCTGCGGTTTACGTCGAACCCAATGTCGATGAATACGCCAAACAAGTGGGAGCTCAAATCCTCGATCGTCGCTTGAAAGCAACATTGGGTGAAGAGGCGAACGAAGTGGAACGGCGAGTTGTCCTGGACAGCCGCGTTCAAAACGGCATTCGCTCAATCACAAACGAGTATGACGTCATCATAATCGGATCGCGCTACCATGGTCGGATGCACCGGTGGTTTGCTCGGGGTCTATCAGAAGACCTGCTCTCGCTTGATGAGGGCCCCGCGGTCCTCTCAGTGCGTTCGTCCACCCCCCTTGCTGGCCGCGTCTTATCCTCAATCGACCGCGCATTACGTCACGGCGTGCCGCAACTAGAACGGGCGCAACGGATTGCGGTGGTCGAGCGAATCCAATCGAGTTCAAAATGGGATTTTGATTTTATTGCCTTGGTCTGCTTATCCACCCTGATCGCGACAGGTGGGCTAATTCAGAATTCGTCCGCAGTGGTCATCGGTGCCATGCTTGTGGCACCGCTCATGACGCCGCTTCTCGGAGCCGGTTTGTCTCTGGTTCAAGGTAATTTGGTATTACTTCGTAGTGCGATCGAGTCAATCATCCGAGGATTTTTCCTCGCCGTTGCGCTGGGTCTGACGGTCGGCTGGCTCTGGCCTGGCATCACCGTGACGCCAGAAATGGCGGCTCGGGGTGCACCGAGCGTACTCGACCTGATCGTTGCTTTGATTAGTGGCATGGCCGCTGCTTACGCGATCGGACGGCCGAATTTACTTTCCGCATTACCGGGTGTCGCCATCGCAGCAGCCCTGGTGCCGCCCATTGCGACCCTTGGTTTAAGCATTCCCCTCGGAGAGTGGCACTTGGCGATCGGATCGGGCCTCTTGTTTCTCACCAATATCGTCGCCATCGTATTGGGAACCGCCTGTAGTTTTTTAGCGGTCGGCATTCGAGGCAGTCACGCGCACGGAGCTTTTCAATCGCGATCACTGCGCGTGGCGATCGGACTCGTCCTCCTGTTTGTAGCGCTGGGAATCTATGAATCAATCCCCAAACAGCAACTCCCGGACCGTTTCTCGCAGAACATTCGGCAGCTGATGGATCGAACACCAGGCGTCAGTTTGGGAGCGATCGTTCAGGCGAAAAGGCGCGAAGGCAATCGCGTAACAATCGTGATCGACAGTGAAAAACCGATCTCTGATCAACTGGTTGAGATGATCACCGACATCGCGAACGAAAACTTCTCAAATCCCGTGCAAATTCGAATTGAAAACCCGCTGGTAAAAATCATTCGGCTAGGGCCCCAATCCGACCCAAACTAA
- a CDS encoding DUF1475 family protein: protein MMRSLLLVMFCCILAGMLLITSWASLDRSMLDAGSELMSYPWFIATLADAYFGFLTFYAWVAYRESTWFKRIVWFILIMTLGNIAMAIYLIIRLVAWRSGQPADLLLRAKAAPAT from the coding sequence ATGATGCGAAGTCTGCTTCTTGTCATGTTCTGCTGCATTCTAGCCGGCATGTTATTAATCACCAGCTGGGCCAGCCTCGATCGCAGCATGTTGGATGCGGGCAGCGAACTCATGTCTTACCCTTGGTTCATCGCCACGCTGGCAGACGCCTACTTTGGATTCCTGACCTTCTACGCTTGGGTGGCCTATCGAGAATCAACTTGGTTCAAACGGATTGTCTGGTTCATTTTAATTATGACGCTGGGAAACATTGCGATGGCGATCTACCTAATCATTCGGTTGGTGGCTTGGCGAAGCGGTCAACCTGCCGATCTTTTACTGCGAGCAAAGGCCGCACCAGCGACCTAG
- the fliW gene encoding flagellar assembly protein FliW, which translates to MELMTARFGSIAFGTHEVIRFERGLVDRTGDRHWLLLGDQAHESLSWLQSIAHPEIALPVVSITEYAADTPLSLPTGSVELAKIDVRAPVIVVSPIMRSEDSISINSDMPIIIDPIRRRGVQVVLNHEQSAQHESSEQPAPLRQCA; encoded by the coding sequence ATGGAATTGATGACCGCCCGTTTTGGATCCATCGCATTCGGTACCCATGAAGTAATTCGCTTCGAGCGAGGGCTCGTTGATCGAACGGGAGATCGTCACTGGTTGTTGCTAGGTGATCAGGCTCATGAGTCTTTGAGCTGGCTTCAAAGCATCGCTCACCCGGAAATTGCTCTGCCAGTGGTGTCGATCACCGAATACGCCGCTGACACGCCTTTATCGTTGCCGACGGGTAGCGTGGAGCTCGCCAAGATCGATGTCCGAGCACCGGTTATCGTTGTCAGTCCGATCATGCGATCTGAGGATTCCATTTCGATCAATTCGGACATGCCGATCATCATTGATCCAATCCGCCGTCGTGGCGTGCAGGTTGTGCTTAACCATGAACAGTCCGCGCAACATGAATCGTCGGAGCAGCCGGCGCCGCTGCGACAATGTGCGTAG
- the hemC gene encoding hydroxymethylbilane synthase, whose amino-acid sequence MKHASNLTLRLGTRSSALALWQANWVTEQLTALGVNVQVVHIKTSGDVRSGPIGQLGTQGVFTKEIQRFLLEEQIDLAVHSLKDLPTDTVAGLDLVAVPTRESSADVLVSRVSDSLDSLPDGSRIGTGSVRRQAQLLAIRPDLAVCEIRGNVGTRLQKLKEEQYDALILAEAGLRRLGLESHITQIIPPSVMLPAVGQGALGIETRAADDETRAAVEQLNDRSTWQCVLAERSLLSALRGGCSAPVGAFSALDGDALSLQAVVLSLDGTERISSEQQGAVSEAVTLGKSVADSLFKQGAEQLLQSARDS is encoded by the coding sequence GTGAAACACGCTTCTAACTTGACGCTTCGCTTGGGAACTCGCTCCAGTGCTTTAGCGCTGTGGCAGGCGAACTGGGTAACCGAGCAACTCACTGCCTTGGGCGTAAATGTCCAGGTTGTACACATCAAAACCTCTGGGGATGTCCGCTCTGGACCGATTGGCCAGCTTGGTACCCAAGGCGTATTTACGAAAGAGATTCAACGGTTCTTGTTGGAAGAACAGATCGATTTGGCGGTTCACAGCTTAAAGGATTTGCCAACCGATACCGTGGCAGGATTGGACTTGGTGGCGGTGCCCACGAGGGAAAGTTCTGCCGATGTGTTGGTTTCTCGTGTTTCTGATTCGCTTGATTCTCTGCCAGACGGAAGTCGGATTGGAACCGGGAGCGTGCGACGACAGGCACAATTGTTGGCCATCCGCCCCGATTTGGCGGTTTGTGAAATTCGCGGTAACGTCGGCACACGATTGCAGAAACTGAAAGAGGAACAGTATGACGCACTCATACTAGCCGAGGCCGGTTTGCGACGATTGGGTCTCGAATCGCACATCACACAGATTATCCCCCCATCGGTGATGCTGCCTGCGGTTGGCCAAGGCGCCTTGGGAATTGAAACTCGTGCTGCCGATGACGAAACGCGTGCTGCGGTTGAACAACTGAATGATCGTTCCACCTGGCAGTGTGTCCTGGCAGAACGAAGCTTGCTGTCGGCGCTGCGCGGTGGATGTTCTGCGCCTGTTGGCGCCTTTTCGGCCCTCGACGGAGACGCATTAAGTCTGCAAGCAGTCGTTCTAAGCCTCGATGGGACAGAGCGGATTTCGAGCGAGCAGCAGGGCGCAGTCTCCGAAGCAGTGACGCTCGGGAAAAGTGTTGCTGATTCACTCTTCAAACAGGGGGCCGAGCAATTACTGCAATCGGCCCGTGATAGCTGA
- a CDS encoding FHA domain-containing protein → MFGEMVPVGGGDPIPLLKKSLLVGRRESCDIRLRFANVSAHHCQFTLRDGYWFVQDLNSRNGTKINGKRITEKRVDPGDTVSVAKHAYELIYSPTDLGALGPPPADPAELDGTREILGKSLLERAGLDRRKREEYQERYDISDDEGGRFRDPNRPV, encoded by the coding sequence ATGTTTGGAGAGATGGTTCCAGTGGGTGGCGGAGACCCTATTCCGCTGTTAAAAAAAAGTCTGCTTGTTGGGCGGCGTGAGAGCTGCGACATTCGGCTCAGGTTCGCGAATGTTTCCGCCCATCACTGCCAATTCACCTTAAGGGATGGATATTGGTTTGTGCAAGATCTGAACAGCCGCAACGGCACCAAGATCAACGGTAAACGAATCACCGAGAAGCGGGTTGATCCGGGTGATACCGTTTCAGTTGCCAAACATGCCTATGAATTGATCTACTCGCCAACCGATTTGGGCGCATTAGGCCCGCCGCCCGCCGACCCGGCTGAACTCGATGGAACGCGGGAAATACTCGGCAAGTCCCTGCTGGAACGAGCAGGCCTCGATCGTCGAAAACGCGAGGAATATCAAGAACGGTATGACATTTCGGATGACGAAGGCGGCCGTTTTCGTGACCCCAACCGCCCCGTCTAG
- a CDS encoding heavy metal-associated domain-containing protein has translation MHTFAIRTAVALLMATVLMLSQSEAAKTQFTRVYVKDMHCNSCAKKIAGKLYAVPGVVSVKTNYKKGLAIVTPQKSKTPSPKALWEAVESATFQPVKIASPLGIYTQKPKR, from the coding sequence ATGCATACCTTCGCCATCCGAACGGCGGTTGCTTTGTTGATGGCAACTGTCCTGATGCTGTCACAGTCAGAGGCAGCGAAAACTCAATTCACAAGAGTGTACGTCAAGGACATGCACTGCAATTCATGCGCAAAGAAGATTGCGGGCAAACTTTACGCAGTCCCCGGCGTGGTCAGCGTGAAGACCAACTACAAAAAGGGGCTCGCAATTGTGACTCCACAAAAATCAAAGACGCCCTCGCCAAAAGCCTTATGGGAGGCTGTTGAATCCGCCACTTTCCAACCCGTGAAAATCGCTAGCCCGCTCGGTATTTATACGCAAAAGCCAAAACGCTAA
- a CDS encoding amidohydrolase, producing the protein MDNQFDQLEDRLINFRRHLHQHPELSGEERESSLLVYAKLGDEGFSVKLGHEGLGVIADYATDHASEKLPIFAMRADLDALPIQDEKTVAYRSSHMGIMHACGHDVHTAIVSGAILVLKSLEQQGKLPWPIRIRAIFQPAEETCEGASRMIESGALEGVAAIMATHVDPSLPVGRAGVRNGVLTASCDEVLIQIRGHGGHAARPHESKDPISAAAQLINALYLHLPRVTDSQDAVVATFGQISGGRNSNVIPEKVELKGTIRTLNLRVREEAKQHMMRIAQGVAETTETLIKVDFGVSSPSVVNDATIISQTRCALVELLGESAIHEIARPSMGSEDFAFYLERVPGALVRLGSAGPSVEPTALHTPNFDVDEGVIRVGVRLLVHQAIEWFRPKTSKVQSS; encoded by the coding sequence ATGGACAACCAGTTTGATCAGTTGGAAGATCGGCTGATCAACTTTCGCCGGCATTTACACCAGCATCCGGAACTTTCTGGAGAAGAACGCGAAAGTAGTTTGCTGGTTTATGCCAAGTTGGGAGATGAAGGTTTTTCCGTCAAGCTTGGCCACGAGGGATTGGGGGTAATCGCTGATTACGCGACCGATCATGCGTCTGAGAAGTTACCCATCTTTGCCATGCGGGCGGATCTCGATGCACTTCCGATACAAGATGAGAAAACGGTGGCGTACCGCAGTTCACATATGGGGATCATGCATGCTTGTGGGCATGATGTTCATACGGCCATCGTCAGCGGTGCAATTTTGGTTCTCAAATCGCTTGAACAACAAGGCAAGTTGCCCTGGCCGATTCGAATTCGAGCGATTTTCCAACCCGCCGAAGAAACTTGCGAGGGTGCATCACGTATGATCGAATCCGGCGCCCTCGAAGGAGTTGCCGCGATCATGGCAACCCACGTCGATCCTAGTTTGCCGGTTGGGCGAGCAGGAGTTCGCAACGGAGTGCTGACCGCCAGTTGCGATGAAGTCTTGATTCAGATTCGAGGTCACGGTGGTCACGCGGCCAGGCCCCATGAGTCGAAGGATCCGATTTCTGCTGCCGCGCAACTCATCAACGCCCTTTATTTGCATCTGCCGCGAGTGACCGACAGCCAAGATGCGGTCGTTGCCACCTTTGGACAGATCAGCGGGGGCCGCAACTCGAACGTGATTCCGGAAAAAGTCGAACTCAAGGGCACGATCCGAACTCTGAATCTAAGAGTGCGTGAGGAAGCCAAGCAGCATATGATGCGAATTGCCCAAGGCGTCGCGGAGACGACGGAAACCCTCATCAAGGTGGATTTTGGTGTGAGTTCACCGTCGGTCGTGAATGACGCGACAATCATCTCCCAAACTCGCTGCGCGTTGGTCGAATTGTTAGGGGAAAGTGCGATCCATGAGATCGCCAGACCAAGCATGGGAAGCGAGGATTTTGCCTTTTATTTGGAACGTGTCCCTGGCGCTTTGGTGCGGCTTGGTTCCGCAGGGCCAAGCGTGGAACCTACCGCATTGCATACACCTAATTTTGATGTGGATGAAGGCGTAATTCGTGTTGGAGTTCGCCTACTCGTGCATCAGGCAATCGAATGGTTTCGACCTAAAACGTCGAAAGTTCAATCGTCATGA
- a CDS encoding TIGR01212 family radical SAM protein (This family includes YhcC from E. coli K-12, an uncharacterized radical SAM protein.): MPYFSYGFYLRQRFGQRVQKVSIDAGFTCPNVDGTVAIGGCTFCDNRSFSPSRRIPRQGVLDQIDEGIRRLKRRYTCDQFMAYFQPATNTYAPVEKLRPLYEAALSHPKVVGMAIGTRPDCVPDDVLELLEQVAGQTYLSVEYGLQTIHDRSLDWMNRGHHHQVTVDAIQRSQGRGFEICAHVMLGLPGETHEDMMATADEVARLNFDSVKIHNLYAVKNTSLADQVTAGEVQLMGRDDYIRTVVDFLERLPPSMIVERISGDAPPDYFVSPSWCLDKSSVLLGLKNELAVRGTHQGKSYASDR; this comes from the coding sequence CTGCCCTATTTTTCATATGGATTCTATCTGCGTCAGCGATTCGGTCAACGTGTTCAAAAAGTGAGCATTGACGCTGGTTTTACCTGTCCCAATGTGGACGGCACCGTCGCGATTGGGGGCTGTACATTCTGCGACAACCGCAGTTTTAGCCCCAGTCGAAGAATTCCACGGCAGGGGGTGCTAGATCAAATTGACGAAGGTATTCGCCGGCTGAAGCGTCGTTACACATGCGATCAGTTCATGGCTTATTTTCAACCAGCGACGAATACTTACGCACCGGTGGAAAAGCTCCGGCCGCTCTATGAGGCTGCTTTGTCCCATCCAAAGGTAGTCGGTATGGCGATCGGTACCCGTCCGGATTGTGTGCCCGACGATGTGCTTGAGCTGTTGGAGCAGGTCGCCGGCCAAACCTATTTGTCGGTGGAATATGGCTTGCAAACGATTCATGACCGCTCTTTGGATTGGATGAATCGTGGGCATCATCATCAAGTGACGGTCGATGCGATCCAACGAAGTCAGGGTCGCGGATTTGAAATTTGCGCCCATGTCATGCTCGGCTTGCCCGGTGAAACGCATGAGGACATGATGGCGACGGCTGATGAAGTTGCCCGACTTAATTTTGACTCAGTCAAAATCCACAACCTGTATGCCGTTAAAAATACATCGCTCGCTGATCAAGTGACTGCGGGTGAAGTTCAATTAATGGGGCGAGACGACTACATTCGAACCGTGGTCGATTTTCTCGAGCGGCTGCCACCATCGATGATTGTTGAACGTATCAGTGGTGATGCACCTCCCGATTACTTCGTTAGTCCAAGTTGGTGTTTGGACAAATCTAGCGTCCTGCTGGGTTTGAAAAATGAGCTGGCTGTGCGGGGCACTCATCAGGGTAAGTCTTACGCCAGCGATCGCTAA